The following are from one region of the Paenibacillus sabinae T27 genome:
- a CDS encoding 4Fe-4S dicluster domain-containing protein gives MMNERTNSFVIAEAGKCIGCKACELACFAVHSQDNRVAGAVGTVATPVLPRLYVMRTESFTMPLQCRHCENAPCAGVCPVQAIRQEDGVILIDEDRCIGCKGCAMVCPFGAISLYKAYTGGQELKQPYLREQQNGGLDRKARVVAYKCDLCRNIAVPGTTMVSGEMAVSNAGYPSGSQSGDGGGPVPACVSVCPEQALTLVSPERETARSRAAESLSCLSRLKL, from the coding sequence ATGATGAATGAACGGACCAATTCGTTCGTCATTGCCGAAGCCGGTAAATGCATAGGCTGCAAAGCGTGCGAACTGGCCTGCTTCGCGGTGCATAGCCAGGATAACAGGGTGGCTGGAGCGGTAGGAACGGTCGCCACGCCGGTCCTTCCAAGGCTGTATGTAATGCGAACGGAAAGCTTCACTATGCCGCTTCAGTGCCGGCACTGCGAGAATGCGCCGTGCGCAGGCGTGTGTCCGGTGCAGGCAATCCGGCAAGAGGATGGCGTGATTCTGATTGATGAGGATCGATGTATAGGCTGCAAAGGCTGCGCCATGGTATGCCCGTTTGGCGCGATCAGCCTGTACAAAGCGTATACCGGCGGTCAGGAGTTGAAGCAGCCTTACTTAAGGGAACAGCAGAACGGCGGTCTGGATCGGAAAGCGAGAGTCGTCGCTTATAAATGTGATTTATGCCGCAATATCGCGGTTCCTGGAACAACAATGGTGTCCGGAGAAATGGCAGTGTCAAACGCGGGATATCCTTCAGGCAGCCAGAGCGGAGACGGAGGCGGTCCTGTTCCGGCTTGTGTCTCCGTGTGTCCGGAACAGGCGCTGACGCTGGTCAGTCCGGAACGTGAGACCGCCCGCTCACGGGCGGCTGAAAGCCTGAGTTGTTTAAGCAGGCTGAAATTATGA
- a CDS encoding [FeFe] hydrogenase, group A, giving the protein MSNLDPIIHIDEQLCTGCRRCAAVCPVDAITGEAGAPQSIDAHRCVVCGQCVQICSAYAAESAPSLATREEKLRQRGQLPSVREPLFAAYSTGHAKELKEALADPKRYKVVQCAPVIRVSLAEEFGLPFGTLTPGKMAAALRQLNFDRVYDTNFGADVTIMEEGSELISRVMSGERLPMFTSCCPAWVKHAETAAPQLLEHLSSCKSPMQMVGALVKTYSAELDGVDPVDIFSVAVMPCTCKKFEAGREEMNVDGLREVDLVITTRELAQLIKDKGIDFLNLPDEPFDSPLGKYSGAGTIFGATGGVMEAAIRTGYELVTHESIPNLQLDFIRGNEGIRTATVQIGDLELRVAMVAGLQYVSTILKQAAEGTCPYHFIEVMACPEGCVSGGGQPKLLLETQRKAAYQARKSSIYRHDSNQKVRKSHENPAIIKLYKDFLGEPLGHVSHHLLHTKFISRSTKEE; this is encoded by the coding sequence ATGTCAAACCTCGATCCGATTATTCATATTGACGAGCAGCTGTGTACCGGCTGCAGACGGTGCGCGGCGGTCTGCCCGGTGGATGCCATTACCGGGGAAGCGGGCGCTCCGCAGAGCATTGACGCGCACCGCTGCGTAGTTTGCGGGCAATGTGTACAGATATGCTCTGCTTACGCCGCGGAAAGCGCCCCTTCTCTGGCGACTCGCGAGGAGAAGCTGCGGCAACGAGGACAGCTTCCCAGCGTGCGCGAGCCTTTATTCGCCGCTTATTCGACGGGGCATGCGAAAGAGCTGAAGGAAGCGCTGGCCGATCCGAAAAGGTATAAAGTCGTGCAATGCGCTCCGGTTATCCGCGTATCGCTTGCCGAGGAATTTGGCCTGCCGTTCGGCACCCTGACGCCAGGCAAGATGGCGGCTGCGTTAAGACAGCTGAATTTTGACCGGGTGTATGATACAAACTTCGGCGCTGACGTCACGATTATGGAAGAAGGCAGCGAACTAATAAGCAGAGTCATGTCCGGCGAGCGGCTTCCTATGTTCACGTCCTGCTGTCCAGCTTGGGTTAAGCATGCGGAAACGGCCGCGCCGCAGTTATTGGAACATCTGTCGAGCTGCAAGTCGCCGATGCAAATGGTGGGCGCCCTGGTCAAAACCTACAGCGCCGAATTGGATGGAGTCGATCCTGTTGATATATTCAGCGTGGCAGTCATGCCGTGCACCTGCAAGAAGTTTGAAGCCGGCAGGGAAGAGATGAATGTCGACGGGCTTCGGGAAGTGGATCTCGTCATTACAACGAGGGAGCTAGCCCAATTAATCAAGGACAAGGGCATTGATTTCCTTAATCTCCCTGACGAACCGTTTGATTCGCCGCTCGGTAAATATTCGGGTGCGGGAACTATTTTTGGGGCAACTGGAGGGGTGATGGAAGCGGCAATCCGGACGGGATATGAGCTGGTAACGCATGAGTCCATTCCGAATCTCCAGCTCGATTTTATAAGAGGAAATGAAGGAATTCGTACGGCTACGGTTCAGATCGGGGATTTGGAGCTTAGAGTCGCCATGGTCGCGGGGCTTCAGTACGTCTCGACCATTTTGAAGCAAGCCGCCGAAGGGACCTGCCCTTACCATTTTATCGAAGTGATGGCCTGTCCGGAAGGATGCGTCAGCGGCGGCGGGCAGCCGAAGCTTCTGCTGGAGACGCAGCGGAAGGCCGCTTATCAGGCCCGCAAGAGCTCGATTTACCGTCATGATTCCAACCAAAAGGTTCGAAAGTCGCATGAGAACCCGGCCATTATTAAATTATATAAAGATTTTTTAGGTGAGCCATTGGGCCACGTCTCCCATCATTTGCTCCACACCAAGTTTATATCTAGAAGTACCAAGGAGGAGTAG
- a CDS encoding 4Fe-4S dicluster domain-containing protein, giving the protein MNSFVLADPDKCIGCHTCEAACVVAHSGNRLFEQEESEIAFYPRLTVIETDEVTAPVQCRHCEDAPCANVCPNGSIFNKDNGIFINQDTCIGCKTCMLACPYGAITMVTAYQEGRKQRQSGLRTNIEGTWSPKERIVANKCDLCEESGNGPECVRVCPTSALRFVVPGEIDESIARKRAASAQLLQQFGGLSGY; this is encoded by the coding sequence ATGAACAGTTTCGTACTAGCCGATCCGGATAAATGTATAGGTTGCCATACTTGCGAAGCGGCGTGTGTCGTTGCGCATTCGGGAAACCGTTTGTTTGAGCAGGAAGAAAGCGAGATCGCTTTTTACCCGCGTCTCACCGTCATCGAAACGGACGAGGTTACCGCTCCGGTCCAGTGCCGGCATTGTGAGGATGCACCTTGTGCCAATGTGTGCCCGAATGGCTCGATTTTTAACAAGGACAATGGCATTTTTATTAACCAGGATACATGTATCGGCTGTAAAACCTGTATGCTGGCCTGCCCGTACGGGGCTATTACGATGGTAACCGCATACCAGGAAGGCCGAAAACAGCGGCAATCCGGGCTGCGGACAAATATTGAAGGAACATGGAGTCCGAAGGAAAGAATTGTTGCCAATAAATGCGATTTGTGTGAAGAAAGCGGCAATGGCCCGGAATGTGTGCGTGTGTGCCCGACAAGTGCCCTGCGGTTCGTTGTCCCCGGTGAAATTGATGAATCGATTGCCCGGAAACGAGCGGCCAGCGCACAACTGCTTCAGCAGTTTGGCGGCTTGTCCGGTTATTAG